A stretch of Salarias fasciatus chromosome 23, fSalaFa1.1, whole genome shotgun sequence DNA encodes these proteins:
- the tm6sf2b gene encoding transmembrane 6 superfamily member 2, whose protein sequence is METLVFLFSFTAIGVLYAMNTIPEFQEPYVILGIGVAVLVVVFLFYFLITRGNRPKDLLFFVFAEFCFTCVIDLISALEYDGIISGFMEFYQKTGEPYLGTSYAIMMCYWDGIAHFVMYLMMISKITDRKAYRSLGLVWAGSLCANMSVFICGIVAGKYGSEVRPAFWLNFLFLLMPVWGAVTLFTRPKDRPLIGGYNAQQAQSMKLIWRPMDLVLVLLLLAAMTFTILRGLVALDSPLEACAIYLKHYEPYLKDPVGFPRVMMLHFLFYGLPLLGAFVYGLLRPGCTWMADWTVFFAGAMIQCQWSHIGGSLHSRTTAPFRIPHDVFWSVLAANLLYAVTPILVAMRVRNNPYFFLKISYFPGQTGLPNSEEKDTKYKDK, encoded by the exons GCCGTACGTGATCCTGGGAATCGGCGTTGCcgtgctggtggtggtgtttTTGTTCTACTTCCTCATCACTCGTGGCAACCGACCTAAAGACCTCTTGTTCTTTG tttttgctgAATTTTGCTTCACTTGTGTCATTGACCTGATAAGTGCCTTGGAGTACGATGGCATTATTTCTGGCTTTATGGAGTTCTACCAGAAGACA GGGGAGCCCTACTTGGGAACATCGTATGCCATCATGATGTGCTACTGGGATGGAATAGCTCACTTTGTCATGTATCTGATGATGATCAGCAAAATAACCGACAG GAAAGCCTACCGCTCGCTGGGATTGGTCTGGGCCGGTTCTTTGTGCGCCAACAtgagtgtgtttatttgtggaaTAGTGGCAG GTAAATATGGATCGGAGGTACGTCCAGCCTTCTGGCTcaatttcctctttcttctcatGCCGGTATGGGGAGCCGTCACACTATTCACTCGGCCCAAGGACAGGCCACTCATCGGTGGATACAAT GCTCAGCAAGCTCAGAGCATGAAGCTGATCTGGCGCCCCATGGATTTGGTCCTGGTGCTGCTCCTCTTAGCTGCCATGACCTTCACCATCCTCAGAGGGCTG GTGGCTCTGGACTCCCCACTCGAAGCCTGTGCCATATATCTGAAGCACTATGAGCCCTACCTGAAGGATCCCGTGGGCTTCCCCAGAGTCATG atgctgcactttttattttatggaCTTCCCTTGCTGGGTGCATTTGTTTATGGCCTGCTCAGGCCCGGGTGCACTTGGATGGCAGATTGGACGGTTTTCTTTGCAGGAGCCATGATCCAG TGCCAGTGGTCCCATATTGGAGGGTCCCTCCACTCTCGCACCACCGCTCCGTTTCGCATCCCGCATGATGTTTTCTGGTCGGTGTTGGCGGCAAACTTGCTCTATGCAGTCACTCCCATCCTGGTGGCCATGCGGGTTCGCAACAACCCCTACTTTTTCCTGAAAATCTCCTACTTTCCTGGGCAGACAGGATTACCAAACAGTGAAGAGAAAGATACCAAGTATAAAGATAAATGA